One region of Tamandua tetradactyla isolate mTamTet1 chromosome 6, mTamTet1.pri, whole genome shotgun sequence genomic DNA includes:
- the MRPS7 gene encoding small ribosomal subunit protein uS7m isoform X3: protein MFFSCLMLLRHAEGSPCGSSWPAKMAAPVLSAVRGWSGLAPGVQGIVLRLPGVTQVRWSRYGPEYQDPKIDKEYYRKPLAELTEEEKYERELRKTQFIKAAPSTKSSSVFEDPVISKFINMMMKGGNKILARSLMTQALKNCEPVIGLVPILKGGHFYQVPVPLADRRRRFLSMKWMITECREKKHRRTLMPEKLSHELLQAFHNQGPVVKRKQDMHKMAEANRALAHYRWW from the exons atgtttttttcctgcCTCATGTTACTCAGGCATGCTGAGGGCAGTCCTTGTGGGTCCTCGTGGCCAGCCAAGATGGCTGCCCCCGTGCTGAGTGCTGTGCGCGGATGGTCGGGCCTGGCTCCCGGCGTGCAAGGGATTGTACTGCGGCTTCCAGG TGTTACCCAGGTGAGGTGGAGCCGCTATGGCCCTGAATACCAGGATCCCAAGATTGACAAGGAGTACTACCGCAAGCCCTTGGCTGAGCTGACAGAAGAGGAGAAGTATGAACGGGAGCTCAGGAAGACTCAGTTCATCAAAGCTGCCCCATCCACGAAATCAAGCTCTGTGTTTGAAGACCCAGTGATCAG TAAATTCATCAACATGATGATGAAAGGAGGAAACAAAATCCTGGCCCGGTCCCTAATGACACAG GCACTGAAAAACTGTGAGCCTGTGATTGGGCTGGTACCCATCCTCAAGGGTGGCCACTTCTACCAG GTCCCCGTGCCCCTAGCCGACAGGCGTCGCCGCTTCCTGTCCATGAAGTGGATGATTACTGAGTGCCGAGAGAAGAAGCACCGGCGGACACTGATGCCAGAGAAGCTGTCACATGAGCTGCTGCAGGCTTTCCACAACCAGGGTCCTGTAGTCAAGAGGAAGCAAGACATGCACAAGATGGCCGAGGCCAACCGTGCCCTGGCCCACTACCGCTGGTGGTAG
- the MRPS7 gene encoding small ribosomal subunit protein uS7m isoform X2 has translation MAAPVLSAVRGWSGLAPGVQGIVLRLPGVTQVRWSRYGPEYQDPKIDKEYYRKPLAELTEEEKYERELRKTQFIKAAPSTKSSSVFEDPVISKFINMMMKGGNKILARSLMTQTLEAVKRKQFEKYHAASTEERATIERNPYTIFHQALKNCEPVIGLVPILKGGHFYQVPVPLADRRRRFLSMKWMITECREKKHRRTLMPEKLSHELLQAFHNQGPVVKRKQDMHKMAEANRALAHYRWW, from the exons ATGGCTGCCCCCGTGCTGAGTGCTGTGCGCGGATGGTCGGGCCTGGCTCCCGGCGTGCAAGGGATTGTACTGCGGCTTCCAGG TGTTACCCAGGTGAGGTGGAGCCGCTATGGCCCTGAATACCAGGATCCCAAGATTGACAAGGAGTACTACCGCAAGCCCTTGGCTGAGCTGACAGAAGAGGAGAAGTATGAACGGGAGCTCAGGAAGACTCAGTTCATCAAAGCTGCCCCATCCACGAAATCAAGCTCTGTGTTTGAAGACCCAGTGATCAG TAAATTCATCAACATGATGATGAAAGGAGGAAACAAAATCCTGGCCCGGTCCCTAATGACACAG ACTCTGGAAGCTGTGAAAAGGAAGCAGTTTGAGAAGTACCACGCTGCTTCTACAGAGGAACGGGCAACCATTGAACGCAACCCCTATACTATTTTCCACCAGGCACTGAAAAACTGTGAGCCTGTGATTGGGCTGGTACCCATCCTCAAGGGTGGCCACTTCTACCAG GTCCCCGTGCCCCTAGCCGACAGGCGTCGCCGCTTCCTGTCCATGAAGTGGATGATTACTGAGTGCCGAGAGAAGAAGCACCGGCGGACACTGATGCCAGAGAAGCTGTCACATGAGCTGCTGCAGGCTTTCCACAACCAGGGTCCTGTAGTCAAGAGGAAGCAAGACATGCACAAGATGGCCGAGGCCAACCGTGCCCTGGCCCACTACCGCTGGTGGTAG
- the MRPS7 gene encoding small ribosomal subunit protein uS7m isoform X1 codes for MFFSCLMLLRHAEGSPCGSSWPAKMAAPVLSAVRGWSGLAPGVQGIVLRLPGVTQVRWSRYGPEYQDPKIDKEYYRKPLAELTEEEKYERELRKTQFIKAAPSTKSSSVFEDPVISKFINMMMKGGNKILARSLMTQTLEAVKRKQFEKYHAASTEERATIERNPYTIFHQALKNCEPVIGLVPILKGGHFYQVPVPLADRRRRFLSMKWMITECREKKHRRTLMPEKLSHELLQAFHNQGPVVKRKQDMHKMAEANRALAHYRWW; via the exons atgtttttttcctgcCTCATGTTACTCAGGCATGCTGAGGGCAGTCCTTGTGGGTCCTCGTGGCCAGCCAAGATGGCTGCCCCCGTGCTGAGTGCTGTGCGCGGATGGTCGGGCCTGGCTCCCGGCGTGCAAGGGATTGTACTGCGGCTTCCAGG TGTTACCCAGGTGAGGTGGAGCCGCTATGGCCCTGAATACCAGGATCCCAAGATTGACAAGGAGTACTACCGCAAGCCCTTGGCTGAGCTGACAGAAGAGGAGAAGTATGAACGGGAGCTCAGGAAGACTCAGTTCATCAAAGCTGCCCCATCCACGAAATCAAGCTCTGTGTTTGAAGACCCAGTGATCAG TAAATTCATCAACATGATGATGAAAGGAGGAAACAAAATCCTGGCCCGGTCCCTAATGACACAG ACTCTGGAAGCTGTGAAAAGGAAGCAGTTTGAGAAGTACCACGCTGCTTCTACAGAGGAACGGGCAACCATTGAACGCAACCCCTATACTATTTTCCACCAGGCACTGAAAAACTGTGAGCCTGTGATTGGGCTGGTACCCATCCTCAAGGGTGGCCACTTCTACCAG GTCCCCGTGCCCCTAGCCGACAGGCGTCGCCGCTTCCTGTCCATGAAGTGGATGATTACTGAGTGCCGAGAGAAGAAGCACCGGCGGACACTGATGCCAGAGAAGCTGTCACATGAGCTGCTGCAGGCTTTCCACAACCAGGGTCCTGTAGTCAAGAGGAAGCAAGACATGCACAAGATGGCCGAGGCCAACCGTGCCCTGGCCCACTACCGCTGGTGGTAG